One window of Cupriavidus oxalaticus genomic DNA carries:
- a CDS encoding H-NS histone family protein — translation MATYKQLLAEKEALEAKLNEVRATEVAGVIDKIRELMTEYGLTAEDIMPRRRRGRPAGSAGKAAASGSTLPPKYMDPKTGKTWSGRGRAPAWLGKRPERFLIEQ, via the coding sequence ATGGCGACATACAAGCAACTCCTGGCAGAGAAAGAAGCGCTGGAAGCCAAGCTGAATGAAGTGCGTGCGACGGAAGTCGCCGGTGTGATCGACAAAATCCGCGAACTGATGACCGAATATGGCCTGACCGCGGAAGACATCATGCCCCGGCGCAGGCGCGGCCGCCCCGCGGGTTCCGCCGGCAAGGCGGCCGCCTCGGGTTCGACGCTGCCCCCCAAGTACATGGATCCCAAGACCGGCAAGACCTGGTCCGGCCGCGGCCGCGCCCCGGCATGGCTGGGCAAGCGCCCCGAGCGCTTCCTGATCGAGCAGTAA
- a CDS encoding VOC family protein yields MNQQIFVNLPVRDLQESIAFFTSLGFTFNPQFTDDTATCMIVGENIFVMLLTEAKFRSFSPNDICDARKFTEVLVCLSMESRARVDEMVNAAVTAGGNTYKPPMDLGFMYGHGFQDLDGHVWELVYMDTAAMQGAQ; encoded by the coding sequence ATGAACCAGCAGATCTTTGTCAATTTGCCAGTACGCGACCTGCAAGAGTCGATCGCGTTCTTTACCAGTCTTGGCTTTACCTTCAATCCGCAATTTACCGATGACACCGCCACCTGCATGATCGTTGGCGAGAACATTTTCGTGATGCTGCTGACCGAAGCCAAATTCCGCAGCTTTTCACCGAATGACATCTGCGATGCGCGCAAATTCACCGAAGTGCTGGTGTGCCTGTCGATGGAAAGCCGAGCGCGCGTGGATGAAATGGTGAATGCCGCGGTGACCGCGGGCGGCAATACCTACAAGCCGCCGATGGACCTGGGATTTATGTACGGGCATGGCTTCCAGGATCTGGATGGCCATGTCTGGGAACTGGTGTACATGGATACGGCGGCAATGCAGGGCGCGCAGTAA
- a CDS encoding NCS2 family permease, with amino-acid sequence MIEQPYPSSATEADAARPNVPEVRNRLDAYFEITARGSTQRKEVVAGITTFMAMVYAVFVVPGMLGKAGFDTSAVFVAVCLTTAFGSLLMGLWAKLPIAIGCAISLTAFMAFGLVLGQGLSPAVALGAVFLMGLIFTAISVTGVRSWILRNLPAGVAHGTGIGIGLFLLLIASNEVGLVVKNTHAGLPVALGKITSFPVVMSVLGLAAIFGLERRKVPGGILLVIIAISALGLIFDPAVKFTGVFALPSLSAPGHASLIGAMDLRGALTAAVLPSVLALVMTAVFDATGTIRAVAGQAGQLNAAGHIHNGGRALTADSVSSIFSGFFGGAPAAAYIESTVGVAAGAKTGLTAVVVGLLFVAVMFFSPLAALVPSYATAPALMYVGLLMLSSVSRLHMDDLVDALAGLVCAVFIVLTCNIVTGIMLGFCTLVVGRVIAGEWRKLNVGTVAIAVVLAAFYAGGWAI; translated from the coding sequence ATGATCGAGCAGCCCTATCCGTCGTCAGCGACGGAAGCCGATGCGGCACGCCCCAACGTCCCCGAGGTCCGGAACCGGCTCGACGCCTATTTCGAGATCACCGCGCGCGGCAGCACCCAGCGCAAGGAAGTGGTGGCGGGCATCACCACCTTCATGGCAATGGTCTACGCGGTCTTCGTCGTGCCCGGCATGCTGGGCAAGGCCGGCTTCGACACCAGCGCGGTCTTTGTCGCGGTGTGCCTGACCACCGCCTTCGGCTCGCTGCTGATGGGCCTGTGGGCCAAGCTGCCGATCGCGATCGGCTGCGCCATTTCCTTGACCGCGTTCATGGCCTTCGGCCTGGTGCTCGGCCAGGGCCTGTCGCCGGCGGTCGCGCTCGGCGCAGTGTTCCTGATGGGCCTGATCTTCACCGCGATCTCGGTGACCGGGGTGCGTTCCTGGATCCTGCGCAACCTGCCGGCAGGCGTCGCGCATGGCACGGGCATCGGCATCGGCCTGTTCCTGCTGCTGATCGCTTCCAATGAAGTCGGCCTGGTGGTCAAGAACACCCACGCCGGCCTGCCGGTGGCGCTGGGCAAGATTACCTCGTTCCCGGTGGTGATGTCGGTGCTCGGCCTGGCCGCGATCTTCGGCCTCGAGCGGCGCAAGGTGCCGGGCGGCATCCTGCTGGTGATCATCGCGATCTCGGCGCTGGGCCTCATCTTCGATCCGGCGGTGAAGTTCACCGGCGTGTTTGCACTGCCGTCGCTGAGCGCACCGGGCCATGCTTCGCTGATCGGCGCCATGGACCTGCGCGGCGCGCTGACCGCTGCGGTGCTGCCAAGCGTACTGGCGCTGGTGATGACCGCCGTCTTCGACGCCACCGGCACCATCCGCGCCGTGGCCGGGCAAGCCGGGCAGCTCAACGCCGCCGGCCATATCCACAACGGCGGCCGCGCGCTGACGGCGGACTCGGTCAGCTCGATCTTCTCCGGCTTCTTTGGCGGCGCACCGGCCGCGGCCTATATCGAATCGACCGTCGGCGTGGCCGCGGGCGCCAAGACCGGCCTGACCGCCGTGGTGGTGGGCCTGCTGTTCGTGGCGGTGATGTTCTTCTCGCCGCTGGCGGCACTGGTGCCGTCGTACGCCACGGCGCCGGCGCTGATGTACGTGGGCCTGCTGATGCTGTCCAGCGTCAGCCGCCTGCATATGGATGACCTGGTCGATGCGCTGGCCGGCCTGGTCTGCGCGGTGTTTATCGTGCTGACCTGCAATATCGTCACCGGCATCATGCTGGGCTTCTGCACCCTGGTGGTCGGCCGCGTGATCGCCGGCGAATGGCGCAAGCTCAATGTCGGCACCGTCGCCATCGCAGTGGTGCTGGCTGCCTTCTATGCCGGCGGCTGGGCGATCTGA
- a CDS encoding MFS transporter — MATQTRAPEPVPAGAALTLASSTFAFTICFAVWMLFAVLGIPLKQELGLNDTEFGLLAATPVLSGSLIRVPLGIWTDRFGGRIVFFVLMLATVVPIWLISYAHSLWQLLVLGLFVGLAGGSFSVGTPYVARWFPRSRQGLAMGIFGAGNSGAALTKFVAPAMILAAGTWTIVPRVYSVAMLVTALLFWVLSRSNPAHMVKSSVGWREQLTVMRDPRVWRYSQYYSVVFGGYVGLSLWMTKYYIGEYGFDIKTAAFLAACFSLPGGVLRAIGGWISDRYGAHRTTWWVMWVSWVGFFLLSYPQTDFIIQTTGGPQGFRIALTPTVFTFLLFLVGIAFAIGKASVFKFISNDFTHNIGAVSGVVGLAGGLGGFILPILFGMLADLTGIRSSCFMLMYGTVCVSLVWMHYSHRAERQRKAQAVGLTQAA; from the coding sequence ATGGCCACCCAAACACGCGCGCCGGAACCCGTTCCAGCCGGCGCGGCACTCACGCTGGCGTCCAGTACTTTCGCCTTCACCATCTGCTTTGCCGTCTGGATGCTGTTCGCCGTCCTGGGCATCCCGCTCAAGCAGGAACTCGGTCTCAACGACACTGAATTCGGCCTGCTGGCCGCCACGCCGGTGCTGAGCGGCTCGCTGATCCGCGTGCCGCTGGGCATCTGGACCGACCGCTTCGGCGGCCGCATCGTCTTCTTCGTGCTGATGCTGGCCACGGTGGTCCCGATCTGGCTGATCTCCTACGCGCACAGCCTGTGGCAACTGCTGGTGCTGGGCCTGTTCGTCGGCCTGGCTGGCGGGTCGTTCTCGGTCGGCACGCCCTACGTGGCGCGCTGGTTCCCGCGCTCGCGCCAGGGCCTGGCGATGGGCATCTTCGGCGCCGGCAACTCGGGCGCGGCACTGACCAAGTTCGTCGCGCCGGCGATGATCCTGGCGGCCGGCACCTGGACCATCGTGCCGCGCGTCTATTCGGTGGCGATGCTCGTCACCGCGCTGCTGTTCTGGGTGCTCTCGCGCAGCAACCCGGCGCACATGGTCAAGTCCAGCGTGGGCTGGCGCGAGCAGCTGACGGTGATGCGCGACCCGCGCGTGTGGCGCTATTCGCAGTACTACTCGGTGGTGTTCGGCGGCTATGTCGGCCTGTCGCTGTGGATGACCAAGTACTACATCGGCGAATACGGCTTCGACATCAAGACCGCCGCCTTCCTGGCCGCCTGCTTCTCGCTGCCCGGCGGCGTGCTGCGCGCCATCGGCGGCTGGATCTCCGACCGCTACGGCGCACACCGCACCACCTGGTGGGTGATGTGGGTGAGCTGGGTCGGCTTCTTCCTGCTCAGCTATCCGCAGACCGACTTCATCATCCAGACCACCGGCGGCCCGCAGGGCTTCCGCATCGCGCTGACGCCCACGGTATTCACCTTCCTGCTGTTCTTGGTCGGCATCGCCTTCGCCATCGGCAAGGCCTCGGTATTCAAGTTCATCTCCAACGATTTCACGCACAACATCGGCGCGGTCTCCGGCGTGGTCGGCCTGGCCGGCGGCCTGGGCGGCTTCATCCTGCCGATCCTGTTCGGCATGCTGGCCGACCTGACCGGCATCCGCAGCAGCTGCTTCATGCTGATGTACGGCACGGTGTGCGTGAGCCTGGTGTGGATGCACTACAGCCACCGCGCTGAACGCCAGCGCAAGGCACAGGCTGTCGGCCTGACACAGGCAGCCTGA
- a CDS encoding AraC family transcriptional regulator has translation MPLQEPIQARPFPRDLLHALREGGYDVSALVPAPESDPESSAPYTPEAGPQQASHLLCAVYQATGDPAIGLWLGSRMQPDLLGLAGMPAMAGPSLGTALRRIARYQKLMMGDRIELRRQGEEAWVCIRPSEPEAPDTRPRIDMELCSLLAFGRQFTRKPLHPLRVSLRIGQPDWHLRYTEAFDCPVRFGEPEDAIVFGRRDLSLRLVARAHSRPAAPAAMRDAQRAAASLDDVRAALHQLAGERALSLAAVARHLDISERTLQRRLMAAGTGFRALCEDVRRELAGRYLTEGNMSLGEIAFRLGFDDANSFFRAFRRWTGMTPGDYRRSAAHPQG, from the coding sequence ATGCCACTACAAGAGCCAATCCAGGCCAGGCCGTTTCCTCGCGACCTGCTGCACGCGCTGCGTGAAGGCGGTTACGATGTGTCGGCGCTCGTGCCTGCTCCTGAATCCGATCCCGAGTCTTCCGCCCCGTACACGCCCGAGGCCGGGCCCCAGCAGGCGAGCCACCTGCTGTGCGCGGTCTACCAGGCCACCGGCGATCCCGCCATCGGCCTGTGGCTGGGCAGCCGGATGCAGCCCGACCTGCTCGGCCTGGCAGGCATGCCGGCCATGGCGGGCCCGTCGTTGGGCACGGCGCTGCGGCGTATCGCGCGCTACCAGAAGCTGATGATGGGCGACCGCATCGAACTGCGCCGGCAGGGCGAAGAGGCCTGGGTCTGTATCCGCCCGAGCGAGCCGGAGGCGCCTGACACCCGCCCCCGCATCGACATGGAGTTGTGCTCGCTGCTGGCCTTCGGGCGCCAGTTCACGCGCAAGCCGCTGCATCCGCTGCGGGTTTCGCTGCGCATCGGCCAGCCCGACTGGCACCTGCGCTATACCGAAGCCTTCGATTGCCCGGTGCGCTTTGGCGAACCGGAAGACGCGATCGTGTTCGGCCGGCGCGACCTGTCGCTGCGCCTGGTCGCGCGCGCCCACAGCCGTCCGGCTGCGCCCGCCGCCATGCGCGACGCGCAGCGCGCGGCGGCATCGCTCGACGACGTGCGAGCCGCCCTGCACCAGCTGGCCGGCGAGCGCGCGCTGAGCCTGGCCGCGGTGGCGCGCCACCTCGACATCAGCGAACGCACGCTGCAGCGCCGGCTGATGGCGGCAGGCACGGGCTTCCGCGCGCTGTGCGAAGATGTGCGTCGCGAACTGGCCGGCCGATACCTGACCGAGGGCAATATGTCGCTGGGAGAAATCGCTTTCCGGCTCGGCTTTGACGATGCCAATTCGTTCTTCCGCGCCTTCCGCCGCTGGACCGGCATGACACCGGGCGACTACCGGCGCTCGGCGGCGCACCCGCAGGGTTAG
- a CDS encoding glycosyl hydrolase: MSRIVRIAALNRPALPAAAFAVTSQQPGYAIDHAHGVVRSAVLFLAVRAARDTTLQQT, translated from the coding sequence ATGTCTCGCATCGTCCGCATCGCCGCATTGAACCGCCCGGCCCTGCCGGCGGCGGCGTTCGCCGTGACTTCGCAGCAACCGGGCTACGCCATTGACCACGCCCACGGCGTGGTCCGCAGCGCCGTGCTTTTCCTGGCCGTGCGGGCAGCTCGGGACACTACCCTTCAGCAGACCTGA
- a CDS encoding N-acetyltransferase, producing the protein MLAPTPVLTRPLALRIDVELAPGEIERELDALHERIHRPGDRLHDMPALPAGTPALRLRYREADGEYYVYVEDLMQRRLAGYTVFNRLIEVGRRADPWVRAPHTKFAPAYQRRGMARALYRWALDGGLCLLSGARQSAGAHALWQVLAADYAGGYVDLRQKTLTWQGETVSPQQCDGLHTRRLLLGRGWTLQQFMARTGMY; encoded by the coding sequence ATGCTGGCCCCGACTCCGGTCCTGACCCGTCCACTGGCATTGCGCATCGACGTGGAACTGGCCCCGGGCGAGATCGAGCGCGAACTGGACGCGCTCCACGAGCGCATCCACCGGCCCGGCGACCGCCTGCACGACATGCCCGCGCTGCCGGCGGGCACGCCGGCGCTGCGGCTGCGCTACCGCGAAGCCGACGGCGAGTACTACGTGTATGTGGAAGACCTGATGCAGCGGCGCCTGGCCGGCTATACCGTGTTCAACCGGCTGATCGAGGTGGGCCGGCGCGCCGACCCATGGGTGCGTGCGCCGCACACGAAGTTTGCGCCCGCTTACCAGCGCCGCGGCATGGCCAGGGCGCTGTACCGCTGGGCGCTGGACGGCGGGCTGTGCCTGCTGAGCGGCGCCCGCCAGTCGGCAGGCGCGCACGCGCTATGGCAGGTGCTGGCCGCGGATTACGCCGGCGGCTATGTCGACCTGCGCCAGAAGACACTGACATGGCAGGGCGAGACGGTCAGCCCGCAGCAATGCGATGGCCTCCACACGCGCCGGCTGCTGCTGGGCCGCGGCTGGACCCTGCAGCAATTCATGGCACGTACCGGCATGTACTGA
- a CDS encoding NarK family nitrate/nitrite MFS transporter, protein MTSSVLTRWEPENVAFWQSEGERIAYRNLWISIPALMLAFVVWMLWSVVAVNLDRAGFQFTKNQLFWLTALPALSGATLRIFYSFLVPVFGGRRFTAISTALLLVPALGMGFALRDPSTGYPTLLVLALLCGLGGANFSSSMANISFFFPKAKKGLATGLNAGIGNLGVSVVQFVTPLVVSLAVFGALGGEPQQFQANGATQDLWLQNAGFIWVPFIVVSALAAWFGMHDIADAKASFAEQAVIFKRKHNWLMCWLYVGTFGSFIGFSAGLALLTKSQFPGVNPTAYAFLGPLVGALTRPVGGWISDKLGGARVTLWTFIGMIVAVFAVLAALPHDGAGGNFTYFLAAFIALFALTGIGNGSTFRMIPVIFLTERQRAAKGKGDAAQRQALQDAGKESAAVLGFSGAIGAYGGFFIPKSFGTSLELTGAPDTALYCFIAFYVSCVLVTWWYYARRNAPMPC, encoded by the coding sequence ATGACCTCATCCGTACTCACCCGCTGGGAGCCCGAGAACGTGGCGTTCTGGCAAAGCGAGGGCGAGCGCATCGCCTATCGCAACCTGTGGATCTCGATCCCCGCGCTGATGCTGGCGTTCGTGGTCTGGATGCTGTGGAGCGTGGTCGCGGTCAACCTCGACCGCGCCGGCTTCCAGTTCACCAAGAACCAGCTGTTCTGGCTGACCGCGCTGCCGGCGCTGTCGGGCGCCACGCTGCGCATCTTCTATTCCTTCCTGGTGCCGGTGTTCGGCGGGCGCCGCTTCACCGCGATCTCCACCGCGCTGCTGCTGGTCCCGGCGCTGGGCATGGGCTTCGCGCTGCGCGACCCGTCCACCGGCTATCCCACGCTGCTGGTACTGGCGCTTCTGTGCGGGCTGGGCGGTGCCAACTTCAGCTCGTCGATGGCCAATATCAGCTTCTTCTTCCCCAAGGCGAAGAAAGGCCTGGCTACCGGGCTGAATGCCGGCATCGGCAACCTGGGCGTGTCGGTGGTGCAGTTCGTCACGCCACTGGTGGTGTCGCTGGCGGTGTTCGGTGCGCTCGGCGGCGAGCCGCAGCAATTCCAGGCCAACGGCGCCACGCAGGACCTGTGGCTGCAGAATGCGGGCTTTATCTGGGTGCCGTTCATCGTGGTGTCGGCGCTGGCCGCGTGGTTCGGCATGCATGACATCGCCGATGCCAAGGCGTCGTTCGCCGAGCAGGCCGTGATCTTCAAGCGCAAGCACAACTGGCTGATGTGCTGGCTGTACGTGGGCACCTTCGGCTCGTTCATCGGCTTCTCGGCCGGGCTGGCGCTCTTGACCAAGTCGCAGTTCCCGGGCGTGAACCCCACCGCCTATGCCTTCCTCGGGCCCCTGGTCGGCGCGCTGACGCGTCCCGTGGGCGGCTGGATCTCCGACAAGCTCGGCGGTGCGCGCGTCACGCTGTGGACCTTCATCGGCATGATCGTGGCGGTGTTCGCCGTGCTGGCGGCGCTGCCGCATGACGGCGCCGGCGGCAACTTCACGTACTTCCTCGCGGCCTTCATCGCGCTGTTCGCGCTGACCGGCATCGGCAATGGTTCGACCTTCCGCATGATCCCGGTGATCTTCCTGACCGAGCGCCAGCGCGCCGCGAAGGGCAAGGGCGACGCCGCGCAGCGCCAGGCGCTGCAGGACGCCGGCAAGGAATCCGCGGCGGTGCTGGGCTTTTCCGGCGCGATCGGTGCGTACGGCGGCTTCTTCATCCCAAAGAGCTTCGGCACCTCGCTGGAACTGACCGGTGCCCCCGACACCGCGCTGTACTGCTTCATCGCCTTCTATGTCAGCTGCGTGCTGGTGACCTGGTGGTACTACGCGCGCCGCAACGCGCCCATGCCCTGCTGA
- a CDS encoding NnrS family protein: METIPILPSRPSPSGKKPAGPPPRGFALFALGFRPFYLGGAAFAALAIAAWSAMLAGMQSVGPAPVLPGMFWHAHEMVFGFAAAIVVGFLFTAGRAWTGQPTPTGAALAVLFLLWLAGRVGMWIAPGTVAFAIEGAFLPLAALAFTRTLARAGNRRNYPLALALWLLAVANIAALWLQAGGHDVAALHACRAGVALVTLFVVVIGGRVIPMFTTNAIPGFRLRQYQQADRMVIPATVLGLASGLLPLPAWLAAALSLLAAGVLAVRVAGWRGYAVGNRPLLWVLHLAYAWLPLALLLQALGALGLAMAGLATHAFTVGVLGVAIIAMITRTALGHTGRMLVAGRTETVAYWLIAMAAVLRVFGPMAWPAGYLHWIWGAGACWVAGFGLYALTYAPQLARPRVDGKPG, encoded by the coding sequence ATGGAAACCATCCCGATCCTTCCTTCCCGGCCTTCGCCTTCCGGAAAAAAACCGGCCGGGCCGCCGCCGCGTGGCTTCGCCTTGTTCGCGCTGGGGTTCCGGCCGTTCTACCTGGGCGGCGCGGCCTTTGCCGCGCTGGCGATCGCGGCATGGTCGGCAATGCTCGCGGGCATGCAGTCGGTCGGGCCGGCGCCGGTGCTGCCAGGGATGTTCTGGCACGCGCACGAGATGGTGTTCGGCTTTGCCGCGGCGATCGTGGTGGGTTTCCTGTTCACCGCGGGACGCGCCTGGACCGGTCAGCCCACGCCGACCGGTGCCGCGCTGGCCGTGCTGTTCCTGTTGTGGCTGGCGGGACGCGTTGGCATGTGGATCGCGCCGGGCACCGTTGCCTTCGCCATCGAAGGCGCATTCCTGCCGCTGGCGGCGCTGGCGTTCACGCGCACGCTGGCCAGGGCCGGCAACCGGCGCAACTACCCGCTCGCACTGGCGCTGTGGCTGCTCGCCGTGGCCAATATCGCTGCATTGTGGCTGCAGGCCGGCGGGCACGACGTCGCGGCGCTGCATGCCTGTCGCGCCGGCGTGGCGCTGGTGACGCTGTTCGTGGTGGTGATCGGCGGCCGCGTGATCCCGATGTTTACCACCAACGCGATTCCCGGTTTCCGCCTGCGGCAGTACCAGCAGGCCGATCGGATGGTGATCCCGGCAACGGTGCTGGGGCTGGCCTCGGGACTGCTGCCCTTGCCGGCATGGCTGGCCGCGGCGCTGTCGCTGCTCGCTGCCGGCGTGCTGGCGGTGCGCGTGGCGGGATGGCGCGGCTATGCGGTGGGCAACCGGCCACTGCTGTGGGTGCTGCATCTCGCCTATGCGTGGCTGCCGCTAGCGTTGCTGCTGCAGGCACTGGGCGCGCTGGGGCTGGCGATGGCCGGGCTGGCGACCCATGCGTTCACGGTGGGCGTGCTCGGCGTGGCCATCATCGCCATGATCACGCGCACCGCTCTGGGCCATACCGGGCGCATGCTGGTGGCCGGCCGCACCGAAACGGTGGCGTACTGGCTGATTGCCATGGCCGCGGTATTGCGCGTGTTCGGTCCGATGGCATGGCCGGCCGGCTATCTGCACTGGATCTGGGGCGCGGGGGCGTGCTGGGTGGCGGGGTTTGGTCTATATGCACTGACCTATGCGCCGCAGCTTGCGCGCCCACGGGTGGACGGCAAGCCGGGTTGA